In the genome of Vicia villosa cultivar HV-30 ecotype Madison, WI linkage group LG7, Vvil1.0, whole genome shotgun sequence, one region contains:
- the LOC131619054 gene encoding uncharacterized protein LOC131619054: MDKEWTKLPWFSQEYINGVTRFLDFAFANGRPQGGELLCPCAKCKNIYWKTRDIIKDHLIAKGFLDGYDVWLHHGEKLQRSMEIGDGMEDQEGSHDDIPGLLHDIYGDRAEAHGVHEGPNDEARTFYNLIKEAEQELYPGWKDFSSLSLTIRLYLLKCLHGWSNTSFTAILELLKEAMPDLNIPESFYKTKAMISGLGLDYKKIDACPNDCMLFWKEHEKDNSCTICKASRWKQNFATEGCESEQPKNDCRVPAKVLRHFPLIPRLQRLFMCSKTTESMRWHEEERSKDGKLRHPTDGKAWKDFDELHPDFSSESRNVRLGLTSDGFNPFRTMSLSHSTWPVLMMVYNIPPWLPMKLEYTMLSLLIPGPKSPGNDIDVYLQPLIEELKELWESGIETYDSSMNQTFQMRAALLWIISDYPAYAMLSGWSTKGKLACACCKSNTNSLYLKHSHKMCYMDHRTFLPRTHSWRDDVKSFNGEEEHRTAPSMLNGAEILELLKDFNNEFGKKKKKKVDGPWKKWSIFFELPYWAQNTLRHNLDVMHIEKNIFDSIVGTLLDILGKTKDHIKVRYDFQEMGIRERLHPREIGGGRSEFAKACFSMTSHEKSIFCGVIKAAKLPDGTASNISKCVQVGGKKISGYKSHDAHFMLHYLLQIAVRNTMPKEVATPLIRLGSFFRSLCQKVIQVEDLDYLEDEIAEILCQLEMIFPPSFFDIMVHLPIHLVNEVRLGGPVQFRWMYPTERYFCKLKNYVRNRAYLEGSIAEGHLAEEAITFCSRYLHSNVDTRLNRKSRNYDVTDSLETDQNDYFTTVGRPLGGGSEHDQSVNSNTSKRKWTKAKSQSKEFSEWFKTRAQNDDVLLQLEKLSRGPNFVAKRYPGYVINGYRFHTRKRDTNRKTQNSGNDPFVLPSQVHQCYYVQDPFDPNRHYALQTVPRDFFNIADPYLQAETPSSGENSDGDGELNWVRKDIPATIAETPHETNEAKSDGEDFDYDDTLFDFMD, translated from the exons ATGGACAAAGAGTGGACTAAATTGCCGTGGTTTAGTCAAGAGTACATCAACGGTGTTACTCGATTTTTAGACTTTGCCTTCGCTAATGGAAGACCTCAAGGAGGTGAACTTCTATGCCCTTGTGCTAAGTGTAAAAATATATATTGGAAAACAAGGGATATTATTAAGGATCACCTAATAGCCAAAGGTTTTCTAGACGGTTATGACGTTTGGTTGCACCATGGGGAGAAACTACAAAGGTCTATGGAAATTGGTGATGGGATGGAAGATCAAGAGGGATCACATGATGACATTCCTGGcttattgcatgatatatatgGAGATAGGGCAGAAGCACACGGAGTTCATGAAGGTCCCAATGACGAGGCTAGAACGTTTTACAATTTGATTAAAGAGGCGGAACAAGAACTGTACCCTGGATGGAAAGACTTCTCTTCGTTATCATTAACGATTCGACTCTACTTGTTGAAATGTCTCCACGGCTGGAGCAATACGTCATTCACTGCCATATTAGAATTATTGAAAGAAGCAATGCCTGATTTGAACATTCCGGAATCATtttacaagacaaaagccatgatAAGTGGTTTAGGCCTTGATTATAAGAAGATAGATGCATGCCCAAACGATTGCATGCTATTTTGGAAGGAGCATGAAAAGGACAATTCTTGCACTATTTGTAAAGCTTCACGGTGGAAACAAAATTTTGCAACTGAAGGATGCGAGTCTGAGCAACCAAAAAATGACTGTAGAGTTCCTGCAAAAGTTTTGAGGCACTTTCCGTTGATTCCTAGACTACAAAGGTTGTTCATGTGTTCAAAGACAACTGAGTCAATGAGATGGCATGAAGAAGAGCGCTCAAAGGATGGAAAATTGAGGCATCCTACTGATGGTAAAGCGTGGAAGGACTTTGATGAGCTCCATCCAGATTTTTCTAGTGAGTCCCGCAATGTAAGACTTGGCTTAACGAGTGATGGGTTTAATCCATTTAGGACCATGAGCTTATCTCATAGTACATGGCCTGTCTTGATGATGGTATACAACATACCACCTTGGCTGCCCATGAAACTTGAATATACAATGTTGTCATTGTTGATTCCTGGACCAAAATCTCCAGGCAACGATATCGATGTTTACCTCCAACCACTGATAGAGGAGCTAAAGGAGTTATGGGAATCCGGCATAGAGACATATGATTCTTCAAtgaatcaaacttttcaaatgCGTGCAGCTCTTTTGTGGATAATTAGTGACTACCCTGCTTATGCTATGTTGTCGGGATGGAGCACCAAAGGAAAATTGGCGTGTGCCTGTTGTAAATCTAACACCAATTCGTTATACCTCAAACACAGTCATAAGATGTGTTATATGGACCACCGTACCTTTTTACCAAGAACTCATTCTTGGAGAGACGATGTCAAATCATTTAACGGAGAAGAAGAACATAGGACTGCACCATCCATGTTAAACGGGGCAGAAATTCTTGAACTCTTAAAAGATTTCAATAATGAATTcgggaagaagaaaaagaagaaagttgaTGGCCCGTGGAAGAAGTGGTCAATTTTTTTTGAGTTGCCTTACTGGGCTCAAAATACATTGCGCCATAATTTAGATGTAATGCACATTGAAAAAAACATATTTGATAGTATTGTTGGAACTCTTTTGGACATCCTGGGGAAGACCAAAGATCATATTAAAGTCCGTTATGATTTTCAAGAAATGGGAATTAGAGAAAGACTTCATCCAAGGGAGATTGGTGGAGGACGTTCAGAGTTTGCAAAAGCATGTTTCTCAATGACTTCGCACGAGAAGTCAATTTTTTGTGGAGTTATAAAGGCTGCCAAGTTACCAGATGGGACTgcatcaaatatttcaaaatgtgTACAAGTTGGTGGCAAAAAAATATCCGGTTACAAGAGCCATGATGCGCATTTCATGTTACACTATTTGTTGCAAATTGCAGTAAGAAACACAATGCCCAAGGAGGTGGCAACCCCACTAATTCGTCTTGGTTCCTTTTTCCGCTCTCTATGTCAGAAAGTTATACAAGTGGAAGATTTAGATTACCTAGAAGATGAGATTGCAGAGATACTTTGTCAGTTGGAGATGATATTTCCTCCAAGTttctttgacataatggttcacttGCCTATTCACCTGGTAAATGAAGTTAGATTGGGTGGTCCTGTTCAATTTCGATGGATGTATCCCACCGAAAGATACTTCTGTAAACTTAAGAATTATGTTCGCAATAGAGCttatcttgaaggttctattgccGAGGGGCATCTGGCTGAAGAAGCTATAACATTTTGCTCAAGGTATTTGCATAGCAATGTAGATACAAGGTTGAATAGGAAGAGTCGGAATTATGATGTTACTGATTCACTTGAAACAGATCAAAATGATTACTTTACAACTGTCGGTCGTCCTTTAGGGGGGGGCAG TGAGCATGATCAAAGTGTTAATTCAAACACTAGCAAAAGGAAGTGGACCAAGGCCAAAAgtcaaagtaaagaatttagtgAATGGTTTAAAACTCGTGCCCAGAATGATGATGTGCTATTACAACTTGAAAAACTTTCTAGAGGTCCTAATTTTGTTGCAAAGAGGTATCCAGGTTACGTCATTAATGGATATAGGTTCCATACTAGGAAACGAGATACAAATCGCAAAACTCAAAATTCTGGC AATGATCCGTTTGTGCTACCTTCTCAAGTTCATCAATGTTACTATGTCCAAGACCCTTTTGATCCAAACCGGCATTATGCTCTGCAAACAGTTCCACGAGATTTCTTTAACATTGCTGACCCGTACTTACAAGCTGAAACACCTTCTAGTGGAGAAAATAGTGATGGTGATGGTGAATTAAATTGGGTTAGGAAAGACATACCTGCAACAATAGCTGAAACACCTCATGAAACGAATGAAGCTAAAAGTGATGGAGAGGATTTTGATTATGATGATACCCTATTTGATTTCATGGACTAA
- the LOC131620568 gene encoding uncharacterized protein LOC131620568, whose amino-acid sequence MVLWEIALGTAYFLGLKRTYRHAIRIQRRIINPNHSQIRQFLHRRTRSVFDVAIKVHQNIQVRDIQVGRNLGNFILRWFDRMKPSAQIHGGSATNGASSIIRTTKLQAKSFNLRRPSYYRLFKRGSNKRLFTPSSSIWPKPFPTIASMLRPPNPAGTSTHYRNLSIYPHDGFRTNCNAYRSEGVIRKDIMQWMLQN is encoded by the exons ATGGTGCTATGGGAGATTGCACTCGGAACTGCGTATTTTTTGGGTCTCAAACGAACTTACAGGCACGCTATAAGGATTCAACGTAGGATCATAAACCCTAACCACTCTCAGATCCGCCAATTTCTTCACAG AAGAACTCGTTCTGTATTTGATGTAGCAATCAAAGTTCATCAGAATATTCAAGTAAGGGACATACAAGTTGGCCGGAATCTCGGAAACTTCATTTTGCGATGGTTTGATCGAATGAAACCGTCAGCTCAGATTCATGGTGGATCAGCCACAAATGGTGCTAGCTCAATTATAAGAACGACAAAGCTTCAAGCTAAGTCTTTCAACCTCAGAAGACCTAGTTACTACAGGTTATTCAAGAGGGGATCAAATAAGCGCTTATTTACCCCATCATCAAGTATATGGCCAAAACCTTTCCCCACCATTGCAAGTATGTTGCGACCACCAAATCCTGCTGGGACATCCACCCACTATCGGAACCTCAGTATCTATCCTCATGATGGTTTTAGAACAAACTGTAATGCTTACCGATCGGAAGGCGTTATTAGGAAGGACATCATGCAATGGATGCTGCAAAACTAA
- the LOC131620566 gene encoding uncharacterized protein LOC131620566 isoform X2, whose product MSNSRNAKSFSPVKQFLMQSYYDRYTSLHDSDFENFMSHEITSGLCEVLPENHSSILKLSVLKRNLVGEGSHRRVSTLIKLQTQQLNSLSDLVSYSCKLIIIERLPSGVFADPFELQHLAQRGVFNDIAVFGDTNLELPSFLSNRSAVEIHLDIDPNTLLQPANISIEFPLHARYQPLNESGYSIVEFGAPDTILRCSTKETLENSNCLVKLKNDNANLYDAGLVWRIPSGKKAHSDLVSIVTFLTAFLSTLVIMVTSLHHFNSRVSKDLKQS is encoded by the exons ATGTCTAATAGTAGAAATGCTAAATCTTTTTCTCCCGTGAAGCAATTTCTGATGCAGTCTTATTATGACAGATATACGAGCTTACATGATTCAGACTTTGAAAATTTCATGTCTCATGAAATCACTTCTGGTCTGTGTGAAGTGCTTCCAGAAAACCATAGTTCCATATTAAAATTGTCAGTTCTAAAACGCAATCTTGTTGGTGAAGGTTCTCACCGTCGCGTGTCTACATTAATCAAATTACAAACCCAACAGTTGAACTCTTTGTCTGATCTTGTAAGCTATTCatgtaaattaataattattgaaaggcTGCCTTCTGGAGTTTTTGCTGATCCATTTGAATTGCAACATCTTGCTCAACGTGGTG TGTTCAATGATATAGCCGTCTTTGGTGATACAAATCTGGAGCTGCCTTCGTTCTTGTCCAATCGATCTGCCGTTGAAATCCACTTAGATATTGATCCAAATACATTGCTACAGCCAGCTAATATCAGCATAGAGTTTCCTTTGCACGCACGATATCAA CCTCTGAATGAAAGTGGCTACTCAATAGTCGAATTTGGTGCACCGGATACAATACTGCGCTGCAGCACAAAGGAAACGTTGGAAAATAGCAATTGTTTGGTCAAATTGAAAAATGATAATGCCAATCTGTATGATGCTGGTCTTGTTTGGAGAATACCATCTGGAAAAAAGGCGCACTCTGATCTTGTATCTATCGTTACATTTCTTACAGCCTTCTTATCAACTCTTGTAATTATGGTAACATCATTGCATCATTTTAATAGCAGAGTGAGTAAAGATTTGAAACAGTCGTGA
- the LOC131619053 gene encoding uncharacterized protein LOC131619053 has translation MNIVSYNIRGGGNSLKRKRIQECLKKGAADICFIQETKIQDMNDNLVGSIWGGCNVGWSAKNSQGFSGGMLVLWKKEVIEVNFSFTGEGFLGIGATFKGVKCYFVNVYSSCNITLKRKMWEELLVLRGRWLDGEWCVGGDFNSIRCASERVGLVSSFRSQEASEFNDFIELMAVEDLPTGERKFSWCQGG, from the coding sequence ATGAATATAGTTTCGTACAACATTAGGGGTGGCGGAAATTCGTTAAAAAGAAAGAGAATCCAGGAGTGTCTGAAGAAAGGTGCAGCAGATATCTGCTTCATCCAAGAGACAAAAATTCAAGATATGAATGATAATCTAGTTGGGTCGATTTGGGGTGGCTGCAATGTGGGATGGTCGGCAAAAAACTCACAGGGATTCTCAGGGGGTATGTTAGTGCTGTGGAAGAAGGAGGTGATAGAGGTTAATTTCAGCTTCACAGGTGAAGGTTTTTTAGGTATTGGTGCTACCTTCAAAGGTGTGAAATGCTATTTTGTTAACGTGTACTCATCTTGTAATATCACATTGAAGAGAAAGATGTGGGAGGAATTATTGGTACTTAGAGGAAGATGGTTGGATGGGGAATGGTGTGTAGGTGGGGACTTTAATTCAATTCGCTGTGCATCAGAAAGAGTTGGGTTGGTGTCGTCCTTCAGGTCTCAGGAAGCATCAGAATTCAATGATTTCATTGAACTGATGGCGGTGGAGGATTTGCCTACCGGCGAAAGGAAGTTTTCTTGGTGTCAGGGGGGATGA